From Thunnus maccoyii chromosome 21, fThuMac1.1, whole genome shotgun sequence, the proteins below share one genomic window:
- the enkur gene encoding enkurin, protein MSEVVYPRESVYNLIPKERVPTQKPPRYMSKFRPMVVLEEKLSKDTMKTMGPAKVEVPSPEKYLKKHSKEPKLPEKKECSKEVRNTCTMKKPAVPVRTENPPMGIYTKRDFIKTTTVMPMKPQPTYVDTNKGHKELLENSGLVPKYIMKRDYGEVPEYLLQRNEDERRAKEEYDKFVREQMDQGAMKPLSDEERQAILERLKKNWDKVHHEYQGLSLVTDTLSKKAHKERLEVAMKKLENDINLFERFKTIFIANN, encoded by the exons ATGTCTGAAGTTGTTTATCCACGAGAAAGCGTCTACAATCTTATACCAAAGGAGAGGGTTCCAACTCAAAAACCGCCAAG GTATATGTCCAAGTTCAGGCCAATGGTTGTTCTTGAGGAAAAGTTATCCAAGGATACAATGAAAACGATGGGACCAGCAAAAGTTGAGGTGCCCTCCCCGGAAAAATACCTCAAGAAACATTCAAAAGAGCCCAAACTGCCTGAAA agAAAGAGTGTTCAAAAGAAGTTCGTAACACCTGCACCATGAAGAAACCAGCCGTCCCTGTGAGGACAGAAAACCCACCTATGGGCATTTATACCAAGAGAGACTTTATAAAGACAACTACAGTGATGCCAATGAAACCACAGCCTACCTATGTAGACACCAACAAGGGACACAAGGAGCTCCTTGAAAATTCAGGACTTGTCCCCAAGTACATCAtgaaaagg GATTACGGAGAAGTACCTGAGTACCTGCTGCAGCGCAATGAAGACGAACGAAGGGCTAAGGAGGAGTATGACAAGTTTGTGAGAGAACAGATGGATCAAGGAGCCATGAAACCCCTTTCTGATGAGGAGCGACAAGCCATCCTGGAG CGCCTGAAGAAGAACTGGGATAAGGTGCACCATGAGTACCAGGGCCTCTCGCTGGTCACAGACACCCTGTCGAAGAAGGCCCACAAGGAGCGGCTCGAGGTGGCGATGAAGAAGTTGGAGAACGACATCAACCTCTTTGAAAGATTCAAGACCATCTTCATCGCCAATAACTAG